In a genomic window of Telopea speciosissima isolate NSW1024214 ecotype Mountain lineage chromosome 5, Tspe_v1, whole genome shotgun sequence:
- the LOC122660968 gene encoding uncharacterized protein LOC122660968, which produces MDGGLPMLNSLLQHTLRSLCSCSESSSTSSKWVYAVFWRILPRNYPPPKWDYGGGILDRSKGNRRNWILVWEDGFCDFYECERARDGYSKGRFGAEVFFKMSHEVYNYGEGLVGKVAADNSHKWVFRETQNGNDSNFISSWSGTMEPQPKQWDAQFNSGIQTIAIISVREGIVQLGSLDKILEDLNLVISIQRKFSYLQSIPGVLGMQRPYLPIQKYPDSSKQNTQMIETKQTALLVDEKHLGISGKRCYGERLEEFPIKSINLGWNSPQTSIGGPVWSNPPLLPFMSRSLGALLSKLPSVVPPHNAMNATDRTPDNSTTIQRTVINEGGLGEISETKVETPLLDLSKEEKPRTQNLKSSWEDQEERCIFHTQQEDGLSSIN; this is translated from the exons aTGGACGGTGGGCTTCCCATGCTCAACTCTCTCTTACAGCACACACTGAGAAGCTTGTGTTCATGTTCTgagtcttcttctacttcttccaaGTGGGTTTACGCAGTCTTCTGGAGGATTCTTCCTCGGAATTACCCTCCACCCAA GTGGGATTATGGGGGAGGTATTCTTGACCGCTCCAAAGGAAATAGGAGGAACTG GATTCTTGTGTGGGAAGATGGGTTCTGCGATTTCTACGAATGCGAACGAGCGAGAGATGGCTACAGTAAAGGGAGGTTTGGAGctgaagtcttctttaagatgTCTCATGAGGTTTACAACTATGGAGAAGG ATTGGTGGGAAAAGTTGCAGCAGACAACAGTCACAAATGGGTATTTAGGGAAACCCAAAATGGGAACGATTCCAACTTCATTTCTTCCTGGAGTGGAACAATGGAACCT CAACCTAAGCAATGGGATGCTCAGTTCAATTCAGGCATTCAG ACTATAGCAATCATTTCTGTTAGAGAAGGCATTGTCCAACTGGGTTCACTAGATAAG ATCTTGGAAGATCTCAATCTGGTGATCAGCATACAGAGGAAGTTCAGCTATCTCCAGAGCATACCTGGTGTCTTGGGAATGCAGAGACCTTATCTACCGATCCAAAAATATCCAGACAGCTCAAAACAAAATACCCAGATGATAGAGACCAAGCAAACTGCTTTGTTGGTCGACGAAAAGCATCTGGGAATTAGTGGAAAGAGATGCTACGGTGAAAGACTGGAAGAATTTCCGATCAAATCCATCAATTTGGGCTGGAATAGCCCTCAAACGAGCATTGGAGGACCCGTCTGGTCAAACCCACCACTCTTACCCTTCATGTCCAGGAGTCTAGGAGCTCTGTTATCTAAACTACCCTCAGTGGTTCCCCCACATAACGCCATGAATGCTACTGATAGAACTCCAGATAACAGTACAACAATTCAGAGAACAGTGATTAATGAAGGTGGGCTGGGAGAAATTTCTGAGACTAAGGTCGAAACCCCACTTTTGGATCTctctaaagaagaaaaacccagaacccaaaacctgaaatcAAGCTGGGAAGATCAAGAGGAAAGGTGCATCTTTCATACTCAGCAGGAAGATGGTTTAAGCTCAATTAATTAG